aagtctgcataggagtgcattataaTATGCACCCCTAGGCAGACgtccgcggtttggctgcgcggaatctcgtgcggcaaacaaaccgcgacatgttttatttctgtgcggggctcgcagatccccgcacagaaatgtcactcacccagccgccggctctgaTCTGCGcttgcgccggctgcccggcagccagcacatgaaagagccggggccgccgggcatgggcaagtacgcgctcctccctgcaggcgctgggggtCAGGTCCTGcaacgagaattctcgccactggatccgacccgctcgtctgcaggcagccttaattgGAGTAGTCAATGCCAGTCAGTGGCTGCAAAAGcagataaagtcttggggtgcattaaccttttccaatccactgtctgacgtctaaagatattatgattttaggctgtacagctccaatgttggaagacatccgtcgggggttctcttactgtatattgcaagcctccctgctgttggagcctatccaatgtgtcaacgCATGCAattctggctttagccagcatatagcgccattgtataacagcagaaaaagagcaagccccctaggaaaaccaggatacaaattggattggaaagagttaaaaggcATAGGGCCAAGAACATTATTCCTCCACCatataaggcatttgtcaggcctcacatggaatattgtgtacagttcttgACAATGGTGCTCAGGAaatatgttgcagtgcttgaggtgggttcaaagggcaactaaattaatgaatgggaggactgggatacccagagaggctatcaaaattgggtttcccctggaaaagggaaaaaaataaataaataaagcaacCAGATAACTATgttaaatacattaggggacagtacaaggatctctcccatgatctgtttattcccaggactgcaacagtaacaagagggcatcctctacatctagcgGAAGGAAGGTTTCAtcaaacacagaagggggttcttttactgtaagagcagtgaggctgtggaattctctgcctgacatggtgatggcaaaatccatagaggagattagatgtctttctagagcgctatgatattacaggatataaacattaagtAACCAGCGGAGTTGTTGATcagggtcttggagttaggtaggaactatcaaaatgttgatccagggattattctgactgccattatggagacggaaaggaatttttccccacaaGTGGGCTAGTTggcttctggatcaacaaggaaggtgggtggaaacaggctgaactagatggacagtcTTTATTTAAATAACTAAAATATTTCAATCAAAATGCAACATGTCAAAGAAATAATTTCAGTCACTCAAATAACTAAGAGCATTCCAATACTATTGCTGCATAAAGTAACAAATTAAAGCGTGACTTGCTCAGGAAGACCAAAACTGGTTTGGACAGGAATGagttaattaaaggagatgtcccgaggcagcaagtgggtctatacacttctgtatggtcataataatgcactttgtaatgtacattgtgcattaattatgagccatacagaagttataaaaagttttatacttacctgctccgttgctggcgtcctcgttcccatggagccgactaattttcgccctccgatggccaaattagccgcgcttgcgcagtccgggtcttctcctcttctctatggggctccgtgtagctccgtgtagctccgccccgtcacgtgccgattccagccaatcaggaggctggaatcggcaatggaccgcacagaagccctgcggtccatgaagacagaggatcccggcggccatcttcagcaggtgagtatgaagacgccggaccgccgggattcaggtaagcgctgtgcgggtggtttttttaacccctgcatcggggttgtctcgcgccgaacggggggggggggtttaaaaaaaaaaaaacccgtttcggcgcgggacatctcctttaagctacaAGACAAAATAGCAACACAAAAATCCCCAATCCATTCAGCACTTCCTATACAATATCTGCCTACTTACCAGCTTCTTGCACTTCATTTACTGATGGAGCCTTAGTTTCTGCTGAAGGAATTGGATTTTCTGTGGCATCGCCGCCCGCTGACGGGGCATCGCCGCCCGCTGACGGGGCATCGCCGCCCGCTGACGGGGCATCGCCGCCCGCTGACGGGGCATCGCCGCCCGCTGACGGGGCATCGCCCTCTGTGGATGGAGCATCGCCCTCTGTGGATGGAGCATCGCCGCCCGCTGACGGGGTATCACCCTCTGTGGATGGAGCATCGCCGCCCGCTGACGGGGCATCACCCTCTGTGGATGGAGCATCGCCGCCCGCTGACGGGGCATCACCCTCTGTGGATGGAGCATCGCTGCCCGCTGACGGGGCATCACCCTCTGTGGATGGAGCATCGCCGCCCGCTGACGGGGCATCACCCTCTGTGGATCGAGCATCGGTATCCTTGAGATGTACATCATCCTCTGCAGATGGAGGCTTCTTATCCACAGGTGGAGCCTCATTGTCTACATTTGTAGTTTCCGTGGCCTCTGATGGAGCCTCGTTTTTTGCAGATTTAGTGTCCTCTGTAGGAGCATTAGTGTCCTCTGATACAACCTCCTTCTCAGTGGATGAAGCTCCAGTATCTGCTGGCAGAGTCTCAGGAGCTGGAGTTCCCTCACAAGGCATATCTGGTGAACCTGCAGGCACTGAAGTATTACCAACTGCAACCTGAGCTTCCACACAAGAGGCCATTGCTGAAACAAACCCCAAAAAAGTTAGTCACATCTAAAGTCTTTTCCATAATACAATTTTAAAGCATGTTCATACACAACTCAAGTATTGGATTTTCTGTGAGAAATCCACAGCATTATAGAATACAAACAATGGagataaaaaaaagtaagaatttcacAACATAATTTGGATCTGtgcaatgcattaaaaaaaaaaaaaccaccaatATTATATGGATTTTATCCACTAAAATGAAGGTgaagtctgcatcaaaattctTAGCCCCTCAAAGCCACttatttgcaccatttttggAACAAACCAGTTTGACATGGGATAGGTGTCCTTCAAAACTTCTGCTATAATTttacaccttccaacaatcagaaaaCTGATAAAACAAAGGTTTAAAACTGATGCTGCAGAAGTCTTACTATACATTATATTAGGTAGTATCATTAACagtctaaggccaggctcacaacaAGGACATACTTACTGCATACCGCCAGTCTCCATGTACTCCGTGTGGGCCAAGAGAGCAGGCTGAAAGTTTTCATGCAAGTAATGTGTGAAGCCAGCCACAGGTGTGAGTGGTCCAATAGAAATCAGTGGGCTCTTGGCATCACGTCAAAAATTGCACACAACAACAACATACccctgtgaaagcagcctaacaggACAGAAGTCTTTAAGATTAAGGTTCAATTCCCACAAGCAGATTTCTGCCACTTATCATTAGGTTCTATTgtacctaatagcgcaatgctcacggtgcggaattccaccttgtgaaatcacccgtaatcacccgcagcaggttctatttgacACAGGCGTAcgcacggacgacttccattgcagtcaatggaagccgtccatcacactatcttccgctctagcacagcggtagatagcaTGAGAGTGCTTCCCAGCCCATCGACTCCCATGTCACATGATGCTGCAAacgcatcatgcgctgtactgcgcatgcgcaccatcATGGGATGCAGAGCACATCACGgccatgggcactaggcctaagggTTTTTCTATAttcctaattttttttaaaataaatagcaAGACATTTTAATCAAAATGCAATTTgtcaaagcaaacaaaaaaaaattctcagcCACCTGGATAACTAAATGCATTCCATGCATGGGAAGTAGTTAATACATACAAACTAACATCAATTAAATCCCTGCCCATCCAGCACTTCCTCTACAATACCTGCCCCTCACTAACAGCTGGAAAGCTTCTCCCTGCCAGCTTACACACCTCCAGCAGCAGGGGAACAACTAGTAGCTGCTGGACCCCAATGTAACCTCTGTAATAACTATAGTGCTTTATCAATAATGCTAATCTCACATGGGGGACAGAGAccatatgggccccctaaaaCCATCATGCATAAAAGCCCTCTTACTCACTTCTTGCTCTCCCACAGACAGGCTTTCTATGTCTCCAGACTGATAACTGCCCTCCTGGCTTCCCCTTATATATCCACCCTCTGAATGAATTAATCCCCAGCAGGTGagactcttcctgctcctccacaTAGGAGGAATATACCTCCCCTTCACAACCAGTCCTGCATGGGGGCCACATTATCATGTCTTATCTTATGTGTTTGAGCCCGTACACACTGGCACTTTCACATATGCCAGGAACCTACATGAAATAACATGTAAAAGTGCATGCTTTTTTTAAGAATACGTTTTTAAATGGTATGCGCGGTATGAGTTTTGATACGAAAAGCTTATACATTATTTGCTTAACTCCTTaagaaccaggctgttttgttctttaaggaccagatactttttacccatgtgctggttttactgtcctatcttttttcctttagttatcaaaattatttttgctgtgtttttttttcccatgacattcagggcttattcagatgaccgtatattggctgggttttcacgccgagccgatatatggtgtccttctgTGCAGAGGGAGgagactgagctcccgccccctctttgcccctaAGCACTATTTGCAACAGGAGAGGgcatgacagggcggagctaagttctgggacttagctctgccccctcccacccccttcaaccccctcctattgcaaatagtggcagggggcgggagctcagagcactgctcctgactcttccagcctcctccccctgcacagagggacaccgtatatcggctgggcgtgaaaactcagctgatatatggtcatctgaagcaggctatttttttcaatatttttttcactgactttttttccccgttttttaaaattttactgggggtaaaaagctaaaaacatgattttttttttaaacatttctagtttttttttaaattagtat
This region of Eleutherodactylus coqui strain aEleCoq1 chromosome 5, aEleCoq1.hap1, whole genome shotgun sequence genomic DNA includes:
- the LOC136628770 gene encoding tropomyosin-1, isoforms 33/34-like, with the protein product MASCVEAQVAVGNTSVPAGSPDMPCEGTPAPETLPADTGASSTEKEVVSEDTNAPTEDTKSAKNEAPSEATETTNVDNEAPPVDKKPPSAEDDVHLKDTDARSTEGDAPSAGGDAPSTEGDAPSAGSDAPSTEGDAPSAGGDAPSTEGDAPSAGGDAPSTEGDTPSAGGDAPSTEGDAPSTEGDAPSAGGDAPSAGGDAPSAGGDAPSAGGDAPSAGGDATENPIPSAETKAPSVNEVQEAGK